One Vibrio penaeicida DNA segment encodes these proteins:
- a CDS encoding TRAP transporter small permease: MQQSRFSTIEQNLERWLCLMFYSMIVLTIISEVTRRFVLSYSSIWGEEVARYCFIYLAWIGASLAVKNRAHIRIDVLLGFLPNRAQIAVYLFSDFLTLGLAVISLIVSIGPVLTSLEFGSVTHGLRISQVWFLFAVPFGFTLIVLRLLQSIKRDVKALLNNGQVYQGERLID; the protein is encoded by the coding sequence ATGCAACAAAGTCGGTTTTCAACCATAGAGCAAAATTTAGAACGATGGCTCTGCCTAATGTTCTATTCAATGATCGTACTGACGATCATCTCTGAAGTCACCAGACGATTTGTGCTCAGTTATTCCTCCATTTGGGGAGAAGAAGTCGCTCGATACTGCTTTATCTACCTAGCTTGGATAGGCGCTTCACTTGCGGTTAAAAACCGCGCTCACATACGCATAGATGTTTTGCTGGGGTTCTTGCCAAATCGCGCACAAATTGCCGTGTACCTGTTCAGCGACTTTCTTACGTTGGGGCTTGCAGTGATTTCATTGATCGTCTCTATCGGACCCGTATTAACGTCTCTCGAATTCGGCTCCGTGACCCATGGTTTACGCATCAGCCAAGTTTGGTTTTTATTTGCAGTTCCCTTTGGTTTCACCTTAATTGTTTTGCGCTTGCTTCAGTCCATTAAAAGGGATGTGAAAGCACTGCTCAACAACGGACAGGTATACCAAGGCGAACGCTTGATCGATTAG
- a CDS encoding TRAP transporter substrate-binding protein: MKGINESDQIESIERRKFFEVAGKASVTAAIMVGAAGALMSPTAAAAISKEERERQKAAKYTMTIATAYILGASRGYPIMQLDFKENIQNMTNGQVYVKLAPGGQLGAGGALAQKVQQGTIQAAQHSLSNFSSFAPVVDLINIPYWCGENQKFVNLVNSAEWKAEVDPKLEERNFKALWYVTIDPRVVALRKGRDEIIKTPDQMEGIKFRVPGSKILQQFYHLLGANPTPIAWGETPSAIKQGVADALDPSVEALNIFGFKDVLSSVTFIRSVPDAQVFSCNLQWFNKLPKDVQEAIEAASEVTAHQNLAKVPAARAYAMSELAKNNVQFYSPTPSELAQWQEKAGHQLAVWDSTKKSLAGSLDTFDKLLEAANTKGRYYVHDV; this comes from the coding sequence ATGAAAGGAATCAACGAAAGCGACCAAATCGAGTCTATCGAGCGTCGGAAATTCTTTGAAGTTGCAGGTAAAGCCAGTGTCACTGCCGCGATAATGGTGGGTGCTGCGGGCGCTTTAATGAGCCCAACAGCCGCTGCCGCTATCTCAAAAGAAGAGCGTGAACGTCAGAAAGCAGCCAAATACACGATGACCATTGCAACCGCTTACATTCTCGGTGCATCTCGTGGTTACCCTATTATGCAATTGGATTTCAAAGAGAATATCCAAAATATGACCAACGGTCAGGTCTACGTGAAATTAGCGCCAGGTGGTCAACTTGGTGCTGGGGGCGCACTGGCTCAGAAAGTACAGCAAGGCACCATTCAGGCTGCGCAGCACTCGCTTTCTAATTTCTCTTCTTTCGCACCTGTTGTGGACTTAATCAATATTCCTTATTGGTGTGGTGAAAACCAAAAGTTTGTCAACTTGGTGAATTCAGCGGAGTGGAAAGCAGAAGTGGACCCTAAGCTTGAAGAACGTAACTTTAAAGCATTGTGGTACGTCACCATCGATCCACGTGTTGTTGCCCTTCGTAAAGGCAGAGACGAAATCATTAAAACCCCAGATCAAATGGAAGGCATTAAGTTCCGAGTTCCGGGTTCTAAAATCCTTCAACAGTTTTACCACTTGCTCGGTGCGAACCCTACGCCAATCGCTTGGGGGGAAACACCTTCCGCTATTAAACAGGGTGTCGCCGATGCACTGGATCCGAGTGTAGAAGCGTTAAACATTTTCGGGTTTAAAGATGTGCTTTCTTCTGTGACTTTCATCCGTTCAGTACCGGATGCTCAAGTGTTCTCATGTAACTTGCAGTGGTTTAACAAGCTACCAAAAGACGTGCAAGAAGCAATTGAAGCCGCAAGCGAAGTAACAGCGCATCAAAACCTCGCTAAAGTTCCCGCTGCAAGGGCATATGCGATGTCTGAACTTGCTAAGAATAACGTTCAATTCTACTCCCCTACGCCTTCAGAGCTTGCTCAATGGCAAGAAAAAGCAGGGCATCAACTGGCGGTTTGGGATTCAACGAAGAAGTCACTGGCGGGATCGCTGGACACTTTCGACAAGTTGCTTGAAGCAGCGAACACTAAAGGACGTTACTACGTCCATGACGTGTAG
- a CDS encoding TRAP transporter large permease codes for MNNYYLLDQASAASYGIAVYGPVIAMVVMIFLAVPIWVVLGLGSIAMLVFTDVLPLSLVGESLFDGIDAFALIAIPLFILTGDVLVRTGLSNKLLDVAEASTGSAKSGLGTSTVLGCGFFACISGSDAAGAAAVGRMTIDRLVDRGYPKAYACALVAAGACTGILIPPSIAYIIIGLILGISASTLFLAAAIPGLLIMISIMATNVVLNAINGYENSKTGFSLKHWFATIYNSRDALLIPFIILGGIYSGIFTPTEAAAVAVLVGLSIGLYQRTITWRDFPKMLYSSAKINGIILPIIAMSLPLAQTLAVLEIPQSFVTQMTNITEDPVYLTLIMIGILILAGCVMETTPNIVVLSPILLPLAQSIGMDEIHFCIMMVTALGVGFITPPLGLNLFVVSGVTQTPVLQVAKYAAPYVLSMLLVVLLLAFVPEISLWALQFN; via the coding sequence ATGAATAACTACTATTTGCTCGACCAAGCCTCCGCTGCTTCTTATGGCATTGCCGTTTACGGTCCTGTTATTGCCATGGTGGTCATGATTTTCTTAGCCGTACCAATTTGGGTGGTTCTGGGTTTAGGCTCTATCGCGATGTTGGTCTTTACTGATGTGCTGCCACTTTCTCTAGTGGGTGAGTCATTATTTGACGGTATCGATGCATTCGCACTTATCGCCATCCCATTGTTTATTTTAACGGGCGACGTACTGGTAAGAACGGGGCTTTCCAATAAACTGCTGGATGTTGCAGAAGCCTCGACGGGCAGTGCGAAATCAGGCTTAGGGACATCAACCGTTTTGGGGTGTGGTTTTTTCGCTTGTATATCAGGATCTGATGCCGCTGGTGCGGCCGCCGTAGGCCGAATGACGATTGATCGCTTAGTCGACAGAGGTTACCCAAAAGCGTATGCATGTGCTCTTGTCGCTGCTGGTGCTTGTACGGGTATTCTGATCCCACCGTCTATCGCTTACATCATTATTGGTTTGATTTTGGGTATTTCAGCCTCAACGCTGTTTTTGGCTGCTGCTATCCCAGGCTTACTCATTATGATTTCTATCATGGCGACCAATGTTGTGCTTAACGCCATTAATGGGTACGAAAATTCGAAAACAGGATTCTCACTAAAGCATTGGTTTGCGACTATTTATAACTCACGCGATGCATTACTGATCCCTTTCATTATTCTTGGTGGTATCTATTCCGGTATTTTCACACCAACTGAAGCGGCAGCGGTTGCAGTACTCGTAGGGTTGAGCATCGGTTTATACCAGCGAACCATTACTTGGCGTGATTTCCCTAAAATGCTTTACAGTTCAGCGAAAATTAATGGAATCATTCTGCCAATCATTGCGATGTCACTTCCTTTGGCACAAACCTTGGCGGTATTGGAAATTCCGCAAAGCTTCGTGACTCAGATGACCAACATCACGGAAGATCCGGTGTACCTAACGCTGATTATGATTGGAATCCTAATTCTGGCTGGATGCGTCATGGAAACCACACCCAATATTGTGGTGCTTTCCCCCATCTTGTTGCCTTTGGCTCAATCGATCGGCATGGATGAAATTCACTTTTGTATCATGATGGTGACCGCACTGGGCGTCGGATTCATCACACCACCATTAGGGTTGAATCTGTTTGTTGTTTCAGGGGTTACCCAGACACCGGTTTTGCAAGTGGCTAAGTACGCAGCACCTTACGTACTGTCGATGCTACTAGTGGTTTTACTCTTGGCATTTGTTCCAGAGATTTCACTATGGGCACTCCAATTTAACTGA